In the genome of Candidatus Margulisiibacteriota bacterium, the window TGGCTATGCCTGGCCGGGGCCGTTATCGCGATCCTCCCGTATGCCATTTTTGTTCTGGTCCTGACGTATCCCGACAAGTTTTATTTTATTACCGGGCAATATCTGGTCGGCAGCCGGATGGGGCCGGTCTTTGGCCCCGGCTGGTTATGGCACAGCCTGCGCGGCGAATTATTTGACCGCTATGCCGATCTGATCGCTTTCCCTTATCGCTTTCATGTTTTTATGACCGCGATCGCGGCGTTGGCCTATACCCTAGCCAACAGGAAAAAAGCCGACCGATTTTTACTGATCATGGTCGTGACCTGGCTGGTTCTCCTCTGGCTGATCATTGTCAACAAAACCGCCCGCTACACCACCGCCTTTGCCCCTTATCTCTGGATCCTGGTGGCGGCGGTCTTGATCAGAGCGGCCGAAAAAGGGCGGGAGCTTGTCCGCTGGGGAGCGTTCGGTCTGATCGGGCTGCTGGTCGCCAGCCAGCTGGCCGGGAACTTGCTTTTCTTCCGGCTGTACGCCGGTTCCGGCTATCGGCAGCTGGCGGCGCGGATCAGGCGGATCGTGCCGCCGGCTGCCGCGATCTACGGCCCGACCACTTACTGGCTGGCGCTTTACGACCATGTGTATTACGGCAGCGAAAAAGTCCCTTTTACCAAGGCCCGCAGCCGGTTCCGGCCGCAAGTCTACATCATTGGCGCCCGGGAATTCTCCGAGGGGCGGGAATACCATGGGTTGAGCAGGCGGCGAGCATTGCAGGCCGAGATAAAAGACTACCTGGATAAGAACGGCCGGCTGATCGGACAGCTCAACAACGCTTTTTACGGCAAACTCCGCTTCTACGCCGTTGATTGACGGGCGGCAGGGCGATTAATTATTCCTTGCTGTTATGCTATAATATATAGGTGAAGCACCTCGACGAACTAGAGAACCGGTCCGTTTACCTGCTGCGCGAAGCCTACAGCGAATTCAAGCAACTGTGCATGCTCTGGTCGATCGGCAAGGACAGCACCGTCCTGCTCTGGTTGGCCCGCAAGGCGTTTTTCGGCCACGTGCCGATCCCCCTGGTCCACATCGATACCGCCCATAAGATCCCGGAGATGATCGTTTACCGGGATAAATTGGCGCGGGAGTGGAAACTGGACATGATCTTCGGCCAGAACCGGCCGGCGCTGGAAGAGGGGAAGACCTTTCCGGCCGGCAAGGCCAGCCGCCTGGAATGCTGCAAGGTCCTTAAAACCGACGCGCTGACCAACACCATCAACGGGACGGCGCCGCGTTACCGCCTCAACCACGATACCGGCCGGTACGAGCTGGACCGGGAACCGGAACCGTTCACCGGCGTGATCGTCGGCGTCCGGGCGGACGAAGAGGGGAGCCGCTCCAAAGAGCGTTATTTTTCCGCCCGCGACCAGCGCAACGTCTGGGAGATCGCGGAGCAGCCGCCGGAGTTCTGGAACCAGTACAAGACCGACTTTGCCCCCGGTACGCACGTCCGGATCCACCCGCTGCTCGACTGGACCGAGCTCGACGTTTGGGAATACATCGCCAAGGAAAAGATCCCGACAGTCGACCTCTATTACGACCGGGGCGACGGCACCCGTTACCGCTCGCTCGGCTGCGCCCCCTGCACCAAGCCGATCAAGTCGACCGCCCGGAACGTCGCGGAAGTGATCGCCGAGCTTAAGACGGGCAAACTGGCGAACATCGCCGAACGCGCGGGCCGCGCCCAGGACCTGGAAGATGGCGGCGGGCTGGAAGAGCTGCGCAAAGGCGGGTACATGTGAGCGCGCCCGCCAAAGAAAAAGAAAAAATGAGCATTGTGATCGTCGGCCACGTCGATCACGGCAAGAGCACGATCATCGGCCGCCTGCTGGCCGATACCAATTCGCTGCCGGAAGGGAAGCTGGCGCAGGTCAAGGAAAAGTGCCGGCGCAATGCCCGCCCGTTCGAGTACGCTTTCCTGCTCGACGCGCTGAAAGAAGAGCAGGCGCAGGGGATCACCATCGACGCGGCCCGCTGCTTTTTCCAGACCGCCCGCCGCAAATACCAGATCATCGACGCGCCGGGGCACATTGAGTTCCTGCGCAACATGGTGACCGGCGCGGCCAAGGCCGACGCCGCTCTCCTGGTGATCGACGCGGCGGAAGGGGTCAAGGAGAATTCCAAGCGGCACGGTTACATGCTTTCCCTGCTCGGGATCAAGCAGGTCGCCGTTTTGATCAATAAAATGGACCTGGTCGAATACAGCCAAAAAGTATTTGACCGGATCGTCCGCGAATACCGCGACTACCTGGCGAAGATCGGGTTGGAGCCGGTCGCTTTTCTCCCGGTCAGCGGCATGGCCGGCGACAACATCGCCGGCGCTTCGACCTCGACCGGCTGGTTCCGGGGGAAGACCGTGCTGGCGACGCTCGACGACCTGCAGGCCGCCAAATTACCGGAAGACAAGCCGTTCCGCCTGCCGGTCCAGGCCGTTTATAAGTTCACGCGCGACGGTGATAACCGGCGGATCATCGCCGGCACGATCGTCGCCGGGACGGTCCGCCCCGGCGCGGAGATCGTCTTTTTCCCGTCGGGCAAGAAGAGCGTCGTCGCTGCGCTGGAAGCGTTCAACGAACCGGAGCGCCGGAGCGCCCGGGTCGGCCAGGCGGTCGGCCTGACGCTGACGGAGCAGATCTACGTGCGGCGCGGCGAGCTGGCCGTTCTGGCCGGCGAAACCAAACCGCAGACCGCCACTCGCCTGAAGACCCGGCTTTTCTGGCTCGGCCGGGAGCCGCTCGTTAGCGGCAAGCAATATCTGCTCAAGACCGGTAACGCCAAGGTCGGCGCGCAACTGGAGCAGGTCAATAAGGTGATGGACGCGTCGACGCTGGCGGTCATTCAGCGGGAGAGGGTCGAACGGCACGAGATCGCCGAATGCGTCTTGAAGCTTGACCAGGCGGTCGCGCTCGACAAGGCGGCGGACCTGGTGGAGACGGGGCGCTTCGTCCTGATCGACGACTATGAGATCGCCGGCGGCGGGCTGATCGAGGATACCCTGCCGGACGAGCAGCAGGACCTGCGGGAAAAGGTCATGCTGCGCAACTACAAGTGGGAAAAGAGCGAGATCGCCGCCGAGTCCCGGGCGGAGAAATACAGCCAGCGTTCCGCCCTGATCCTGATCACCGGCCGGAAAGATTCCGGCAAGAAAGCGGTCGCCCGGGAGCTGGAGAAACGGTTGTTCGACGAGGGGAAGCTGGTTTATTTCCTCGGCATCGGCAACGTCCTCTACGGGGTCGACGCCGACATCAAGGGGAAACATCCGAACGAGCGGTTCGAGCATCTGCGCCGCCTGGCGGAGGTCTCGCACCTGATGCTCGACGCTGGCGTGATCCTGATCGTCACCGCGCTCGACTTGACGCCGAGCGACCTGGAGATCATTAAAACGGTCATCAGCACCGACCGGAGCAGCATCGTTTGGGTCGGAGCGGGGTTGCCGGATGACCTGGCGATCGATCTTCACCTGCCGCCGGACGAGCCGGTCGAACAAGCCGCCAGCCAGATCAAAGAACTGTTGCAGGAACAAGGAGCGATCTTTCGCCCATGAACGGCCGAAACCTGACCTGGCATCACGGTAAAGTCAACGCCGCCGAACGCGGGCGCGGTCTTGTCGTCTGGTTTACCGGGCTATCCGGTTCCGGCAAATCGACGATCGCCGTAGAGGTCGAGAAAATGCTGCACGACGCCGGGAAGCCGGCGTTTCGGCTCGACGGCGACAATGTCCGGCACGGCTTGAATTCCGATCTCGGTTTTTCCGCCGCCGACCGGGCGGAAAATATCCGCCGGGTCGCGGAAGTGGCGGCGCTTTTTCGGGAAGCTGGGCTGATCACGCTCGTCTCTTTCATCACCCCTTATGAAAAACTGCGCCGGTTGGTCAAAGAGAAGGTCGGCGCAGAAAATATGATCATGGTTTATGTCAAGGCGAGCGTAGAGGTTTGTGCGCAACGGGACCCGAAACGCCTATATCGGAAAGCTCAGAACGGCGAAGTCTCTGATTTTACTGGGGTTTCCGCCCCGTACGAAGAGCCGGAAAGGCCGGACCTGGTCCTTGATACCGAAAAGTTGAGCGTGGCGGAGGTGGCGGCCCTGGTCATAGACGCGATAAACAAACGCCTGACCGCCTCAATATGATCTTACCGAACTTTATTTGCATCGGCGCGCAGCGGGCGGGGACAACCTGGCTTCACCGGATGCTTTTGAGTCACCCGGGTATCTACCTGCCGGCGCAAAAAGAACTGCACTATTTCGACGAAAAACCGGATTTTAGCGATTATCAGGGATTGGGGAAGAAATGGATGGGAAAACGGCCTTATTACGATATGAACGATCGCGCGGATTGGTTGTGGTATCAAGAACAATTTAAAGCCGGCTGGGACCACAAAATACGAGGAGAAATAACCCCATTTTATGCTACTTTATCTGATCAAAGAGTTGCTTGTATGGCTGATAAGCTGTCAGCGCTTAAGCTTATTTATATTATTAGAAATCCGATAAAAAGGGCCTGGTCAAATTTCCGTTATCTTTGTTTGAAGGAAGGGATAGGATCGCCCAGCGAGCTTGATGGGCAGGCCATGTGCGATACGATCATGCATCCGCAACAACTAAGACATGGAGAGTATCGTCGGAATATCACTATTTACGAGAGCCACTTCCAACCGGATCGGATCCTTTACCTTTTCTATGATGATATTGTGCAAAAGCCAGCCGAGGTGATCAGTCAGGTCTATTCATATTTGGGAGCAGCCAATATTAGTTTGCCGGTCGAACTGATGAAGACAAAGATCAACAGCGCGCCAAGCGGAGAGATGCCGGCCGGGATCGCCGCTGAATTAGCGGCGTATTATGCAGAGCAGTTTGCTTTTGTTCAAGATAAATTCAAGCGCGGATTGGAACATTAAAATGAATATTTTAGGTTTTTTTCGTCGATCCATATTGGGCTGTCCGCGCAATGAAAATGAGGGGAAGGTGGACCGTTCCGAATGGAAACAGGCCCGGACCAGGTTGATCCCGGATGTCCGACCCGAGATCGTCCCTTCCTTCAGTATTAATAAGAGCGATAAGATCTATACGGTTGGCAGCTGTTTCGCGCGTAACATCGAGGAACACCTAAAGCGTTACGGCTTTAATGTCCCGATGTTGCTGTTCCGCGCACCACGCGAAGAAATGGGGCCGACGATACGGCCGAACGGTATCCTGAATAAATTTTCTCCGGATACTATCTTTCAGGAGCTGAAATGGTGCGAGCAAGTGATGTTGTCGGGGGGCAGGGTCCAGCCCGCTTTACTGGAACCCCTATTATATGCTCTGGCCGATGGTCGAGCGATCGATCTGCACCTTGGCGGGTATGTGCCGGTCACGAAAGAGCGGGCGCTGGCGCGCCGGCAGGAGATCTACGATGTTGTGGCCCAGGCTTTTT includes:
- a CDS encoding sulfotransferase — encoded protein: MILPNFICIGAQRAGTTWLHRMLLSHPGIYLPAQKELHYFDEKPDFSDYQGLGKKWMGKRPYYDMNDRADWLWYQEQFKAGWDHKIRGEITPFYATLSDQRVACMADKLSALKLIYIIRNPIKRAWSNFRYLCLKEGIGSPSELDGQAMCDTIMHPQQLRHGEYRRNITIYESHFQPDRILYLFYDDIVQKPAEVISQVYSYLGAANISLPVELMKTKINSAPSGEMPAGIAAELAAYYAEQFAFVQDKFKRGLEH
- the cysC gene encoding adenylyl-sulfate kinase, which translates into the protein MNGRNLTWHHGKVNAAERGRGLVVWFTGLSGSGKSTIAVEVEKMLHDAGKPAFRLDGDNVRHGLNSDLGFSAADRAENIRRVAEVAALFREAGLITLVSFITPYEKLRRLVKEKVGAENMIMVYVKASVEVCAQRDPKRLYRKAQNGEVSDFTGVSAPYEEPERPDLVLDTEKLSVAEVAALVIDAINKRLTASI
- a CDS encoding glycosyltransferase family 39 protein; this encodes MNKTLSLLILICLIFAAVASFRLDLRVVTDESWLCVPAYSLLSSGVPKMTIFRGADDGSDRLDLGSPLQGPLLAATFKVFGFGLEQGRALSLLFGLLAILGTFLLARQLYDDRVALAAAALIAADNFFFLAARTIRGEIFLTAFLLFSVYFLLSGFRRGGSLRFLLSGVFAGLAFLAHPNAIIGLAALFFIMLAENGRAVFTRRSSWLCLAGAVIAILPYAIFVLVLTYPDKFYFITGQYLVGSRMGPVFGPGWLWHSLRGELFDRYADLIAFPYRFHVFMTAIAALAYTLANRKKADRFLLIMVVTWLVLLWLIIVNKTARYTTAFAPYLWILVAAVLIRAAEKGRELVRWGAFGLIGLLVASQLAGNLLFFRLYAGSGYRQLAARIRRIVPPAAAIYGPTTYWLALYDHVYYGSEKVPFTKARSRFRPQVYIIGAREFSEGREYHGLSRRRALQAEIKDYLDKNGRLIGQLNNAFYGKLRFYAVD
- the cysD gene encoding sulfate adenylyltransferase subunit CysD, yielding MKHLDELENRSVYLLREAYSEFKQLCMLWSIGKDSTVLLWLARKAFFGHVPIPLVHIDTAHKIPEMIVYRDKLAREWKLDMIFGQNRPALEEGKTFPAGKASRLECCKVLKTDALTNTINGTAPRYRLNHDTGRYELDREPEPFTGVIVGVRADEEGSRSKERYFSARDQRNVWEIAEQPPEFWNQYKTDFAPGTHVRIHPLLDWTELDVWEYIAKEKIPTVDLYYDRGDGTRYRSLGCAPCTKPIKSTARNVAEVIAELKTGKLANIAERAGRAQDLEDGGGLEELRKGGYM
- a CDS encoding GTP-binding protein — its product is MSIVIVGHVDHGKSTIIGRLLADTNSLPEGKLAQVKEKCRRNARPFEYAFLLDALKEEQAQGITIDAARCFFQTARRKYQIIDAPGHIEFLRNMVTGAAKADAALLVIDAAEGVKENSKRHGYMLSLLGIKQVAVLINKMDLVEYSQKVFDRIVREYRDYLAKIGLEPVAFLPVSGMAGDNIAGASTSTGWFRGKTVLATLDDLQAAKLPEDKPFRLPVQAVYKFTRDGDNRRIIAGTIVAGTVRPGAEIVFFPSGKKSVVAALEAFNEPERRSARVGQAVGLTLTEQIYVRRGELAVLAGETKPQTATRLKTRLFWLGREPLVSGKQYLLKTGNAKVGAQLEQVNKVMDASTLAVIQRERVERHEIAECVLKLDQAVALDKAADLVETGRFVLIDDYEIAGGGLIEDTLPDEQQDLREKVMLRNYKWEKSEIAAESRAEKYSQRSALILITGRKDSGKKAVARELEKRLFDEGKLVYFLGIGNVLYGVDADIKGKHPNERFEHLRRLAEVSHLMLDAGVILIVTALDLTPSDLEIIKTVISTDRSSIVWVGAGLPDDLAIDLHLPPDEPVEQAASQIKELLQEQGAIFRP